The following are encoded together in the Chloroflexota bacterium genome:
- a CDS encoding M42 family metallopeptidase, with translation MDDAGREFLQRLIDAPSPSGYEQAVRKVWHEAVAEFADEVRGDVHGNVIATRNPGGSPRLMFAGHCDELGLQVNYISDKGFLYFNTIGGHDPSLISGRRVIVHAQDGPVRGVTGQRAVHLTPRDERGKEKKVENIWIDIGVSDKAEAESLVRVGDAVTYELSMQPLRNGLGVARAFDNKIGAWVVAEALRRVDAAKCSAEVVSVATVQEEIGLRGAMTSAFGIDPLVGVAVDVTHATDHPNVNKVTAGDISLGGGPVITRGANVNPVVERLLMESAEALGMEIQIEAEPRGTGTDANAMQLSRAGVATGLVSVPLRYMHTPSEIISLDVAYQAADLLAAFAERLTPDIDFTP, from the coding sequence ATGGACGACGCCGGCCGCGAGTTTCTGCAGCGGCTGATCGACGCACCCAGCCCGTCGGGCTACGAGCAGGCCGTGCGCAAGGTCTGGCACGAGGCGGTCGCCGAGTTCGCCGACGAGGTGCGCGGCGACGTGCACGGCAATGTCATCGCGACGCGCAATCCGGGGGGCAGCCCGAGGCTGATGTTCGCGGGCCACTGCGACGAGCTTGGCCTGCAAGTCAACTACATCTCGGATAAGGGGTTCCTGTACTTCAACACCATCGGCGGTCACGACCCGAGCCTGATCTCAGGGCGGCGCGTGATCGTCCACGCGCAGGATGGTCCCGTGCGCGGGGTCACCGGGCAGAGGGCCGTGCACCTGACGCCTCGCGACGAACGCGGCAAAGAGAAGAAGGTCGAAAACATCTGGATCGACATCGGCGTCAGCGACAAGGCGGAGGCTGAGTCGCTAGTTCGGGTCGGCGACGCGGTGACCTATGAGCTCAGCATGCAGCCGCTGCGCAACGGGCTGGGAGTCGCACGGGCGTTCGACAACAAGATCGGCGCCTGGGTGGTGGCCGAGGCGCTGCGGCGCGTCGACGCCGCCAAGTGCTCCGCCGAAGTGGTCTCGGTGGCCACGGTGCAGGAAGAGATTGGTCTGCGCGGCGCTATGACGAGCGCGTTTGGCATCGACCCGCTGGTCGGTGTGGCGGTAGACGTGACCCACGCCACCGACCATCCCAACGTCAACAAGGTCACTGCCGGCGATATCAGCCTGGGCGGCGGTCCGGTCATCACCCGCGGCGCCAACGTGAACCCGGTGGTCGAGCGGCTGCTGATGGAAAGCGCCGAGGCGCTCGGGATGGAAATCCAGATCGAAGCCGAGCCCCGCGGCACCGGCACCGACGCCAACGCCATGCAGCTTTCGCGGGCCGGCGTGGCAACGGGCCTCGTGAGCGTGCCGCTGCGCTACATGCACACGCCGTCGGAGATCATCTCGCTCGACGTGGCCTACCAGGCCGCCGACCTGCTGGCGGCGTTCGCCGAGCGCCTGACGCCGGACATCGACTTCACGCCCTAG
- a CDS encoding HigA family addiction module antitoxin — MRGLVMATTNRMRPVHPGEILGGELDELGLSANALAKALAVPTNRITAILKGQRGVTADTALRLSRYFGTTPQFWLNLQKTFELRAAELRSGPDIAERVEPRVPTHTAPAHPPPAQ, encoded by the coding sequence ATGAGGGGGCTGGTGATGGCGACGACCAACCGCATGCGACCGGTGCACCCGGGAGAAATCCTGGGCGGCGAGCTCGACGAACTCGGCCTCTCAGCCAATGCGCTCGCGAAGGCCCTGGCCGTCCCGACCAACCGAATCACGGCCATCCTCAAGGGCCAGCGAGGGGTGACGGCCGACACCGCGCTGCGCTTGTCGCGCTATTTCGGCACCACGCCGCAGTTTTGGCTGAATCTTCAGAAGACCTTTGAATTGCGTGCGGCGGAGCTAAGGTCTGGGCCCGACATCGCTGAACGGGTTGAGCCTCGAGTGCCGACCCACACTGCGCCGGCCCATCCGCCGCCAGCACAGTGA
- a CDS encoding DUF3179 domain-containing protein: MSRRRALGLLATAGAAAALAACDDTPSTETPTRPPAAAKVIVTAPPSPTPSPTATPAPTPTAAPTPTPTAESTPRPALAGTPVPDDRRLSDEQAQSLLDGLLLDPTYPEAQVELVAYMGTTGDKRLIGVLIEVLRAAQLGAFHPDSWDKARQGLFQLTGEQHESWAEWAEWYARTDLTTVPGFAAWKGRIYSRVDPQFARFFDESAPRSIRFEEIVWGGVRLDGIPPLESAPMVAAESAAYLEPEDVVFGVAINGDYRAYPLRILDWHEMANDVVGGEPVALAYCTLCGAGVLFSRRYRGDVLSIGTSGFLMRSNKLMYDRGTFTLWNQLTGEPVLGPLAADPGRLDVIPIVTTTWEAWRTANPTTAVLSINTGHRRDYSPGAAYGGYFASPDVMFPAPTADGLAPKDRVFALVLGDAARAYAVADVVEARVLNDTVADQPVVLVALGEELTIDGMDRRRGNVSWSAGAAVRAFERGEREFGPGTEPRTVVDDQGTTWNLTEEALVHPDGAQLARLPGHLAYWLGWSSFHPATTLYGADQG, encoded by the coding sequence GTGTCGCGCCGCCGTGCGCTCGGACTGCTGGCCACCGCGGGCGCGGCGGCGGCGCTGGCGGCGTGCGATGACACCCCGTCGACCGAAACACCGACCAGGCCCCCCGCCGCTGCCAAGGTGATTGTCACCGCGCCCCCATCTCCGACACCCAGTCCCACCGCCACGCCCGCGCCAACGCCAACCGCCGCGCCCACGCCGACTCCGACTGCCGAGTCCACGCCGCGCCCGGCGCTTGCCGGCACTCCTGTGCCGGACGACCGCCGGCTGTCCGACGAACAGGCGCAATCGCTGCTTGACGGCCTGCTGCTCGACCCGACCTATCCGGAGGCGCAGGTGGAGCTGGTGGCCTACATGGGAACCACCGGCGACAAGCGCCTGATCGGGGTGCTCATCGAGGTCCTGCGGGCGGCGCAGCTTGGGGCGTTTCATCCCGACTCGTGGGACAAGGCTCGGCAGGGTCTGTTCCAACTCACCGGTGAACAACACGAATCGTGGGCGGAGTGGGCCGAGTGGTACGCCAGAACCGACCTGACCACCGTGCCGGGGTTTGCCGCCTGGAAGGGCCGCATCTACAGCCGCGTCGACCCGCAGTTCGCCCGGTTCTTCGACGAATCCGCTCCGCGCAGCATCCGCTTCGAGGAGATCGTCTGGGGCGGCGTGCGCCTGGACGGCATCCCGCCGCTGGAGTCCGCGCCGATGGTCGCGGCCGAGAGCGCCGCCTACCTCGAGCCCGAAGACGTGGTATTCGGCGTTGCGATCAACGGCGACTATCGCGCCTACCCGCTCCGGATCCTGGACTGGCACGAGATGGCCAACGACGTCGTGGGCGGCGAGCCCGTGGCGCTGGCCTACTGCACCCTCTGCGGCGCGGGGGTGCTGTTCAGCCGGCGCTACCGGGGCGACGTGCTCAGCATCGGCACGTCGGGCTTCCTCATGCGTAGCAACAAGCTGATGTACGACCGCGGCACGTTCACGCTCTGGAACCAGTTGACTGGTGAGCCAGTGCTTGGGCCGCTGGCGGCCGATCCGGGCCGGCTCGATGTCATCCCCATCGTCACCACGACGTGGGAGGCCTGGCGCACGGCCAATCCGACGACCGCGGTGCTGAGCATCAACACCGGCCACCGCCGCGACTATTCGCCCGGCGCGGCCTATGGCGGCTACTTCGCCAGCCCCGACGTGATGTTCCCGGCGCCGACGGCGGATGGCCTGGCTCCCAAGGATCGCGTGTTCGCGCTTGTGCTCGGGGACGCCGCTCGCGCCTATGCGGTGGCCGACGTGGTCGAGGCCCGGGTGCTCAACGACACCGTCGCCGACCAACCGGTCGTACTCGTGGCGCTGGGTGAGGAGCTGACCATCGACGGCATGGACCGTCGCCGGGGCAATGTCTCCTGGAGCGCCGGCGCGGCGGTGCGGGCGTTCGAGCGCGGCGAGCGGGAATTCGGGCCGGGCACCGAGCCGCGCACGGTTGTCGACGACCAGGGAACCACCTGGAATCTCACCGAAGAAGCGCTCGTCCACCCTGACGGCGCCCAACTTGCTCGGCTACCGGGCCACCTGGCCTACTGGCTCGGCTGGTCGTCATTCCACCCCGCGACGACGCTCTACGGCGCCGATCAGGGTTAG
- a CDS encoding class I SAM-dependent methyltransferase encodes MTVDAKDLPSPEDLHFGHFAAVPEYRQVNRELVQELFRHMPNPFVHVDLATGTGLVPQLLIEEAEKRGFRGTIIGIDRSPKALEIAEATTPRPSNIDLRFVEADARYLERLQGDELPADGADSLSIHDAIHEITDQEGQRQVYNGMAAIARDGALLSSNSTFTTVSMAVANSLRGHGEWKLHFMRLTGARRNDKGGALPYRRPEDYRKMIEEAGFKVVHELERAIHLTREALKAIARYPAFVEGVAGDLDFPRKFSLAEQSHYLSLAVDKVRYDGLPRIWHEIIGRRRATP; translated from the coding sequence GTGACTGTCGACGCCAAGGATCTCCCCTCGCCCGAGGATTTGCACTTTGGGCACTTCGCGGCCGTGCCCGAGTATCGCCAAGTCAACCGCGAGCTGGTGCAAGAGCTATTCCGCCACATGCCGAATCCGTTCGTGCACGTCGATCTGGCCACGGGTACGGGACTCGTGCCGCAGCTGCTGATCGAGGAAGCCGAGAAACGGGGGTTCCGGGGCACCATCATCGGCATCGACCGCAGCCCCAAGGCCCTGGAGATTGCCGAGGCCACCACGCCGCGACCGTCGAACATTGACCTGCGCTTCGTGGAAGCCGACGCGCGATATCTCGAGCGCCTGCAAGGCGATGAGCTGCCCGCCGACGGCGCCGACAGCCTGAGCATTCACGACGCCATCCACGAGATCACCGACCAGGAAGGGCAGCGTCAGGTCTATAACGGCATGGCCGCCATCGCGCGGGACGGCGCCCTGCTGTCGTCGAACAGCACCTTCACCACCGTCTCGATGGCGGTGGCGAACTCGCTGCGGGGACACGGCGAGTGGAAGCTGCACTTCATGCGGCTCACCGGCGCCCGCCGCAACGACAAAGGCGGCGCGCTGCCCTACCGCCGGCCCGAGGACTACCGCAAGATGATCGAAGAGGCCGGGTTCAAGGTCGTGCACGAGCTGGAGCGGGCCATCCACCTCACGCGCGAGGCCCTCAAGGCCATCGCCCGCTATCCGGCCTTCGTGGAAGGCGTCGCGGGCGACCTGGACTTCCCCCGCAAGTTCAGCCTGGCGGAGCAGAGCCACTACCTGAGCCTCGCCGTCGACAAAGTGCGCTACGACGGCCTGCCACGCATCTGGCACGAAATCATCGGGCGGCGACGCGCGACGCCCTAG
- a CDS encoding N-6 DNA methylase — MSRLTTAVETYFADLRRIRATGGATAETSRYTPLENLLNAVGASLKPKVFGVGQLANLGAGHPDFGLYAAKQVQRGQPREGQRPEHGVVEVKPIGDDAWVTAGGDQVSRYWGHYRLVLVTNYRDFVLVGEDAAGLPAKLETFRLAANAEDFDRQLDKPRAFANRVGAGLAEYLLRVFSHRAVRGALEEALGVKFEGERGAAFFRSTLVQTLFYGVFSAWVLWARQTPPPAGAFDWRTAVWHLRAPVLRALFQQLSDPGRLQPLGLVEVLDWTNAALDRVDQAAFFARFNEGEAVPYFYEPFLQAFDPALRKQLGVWYTPAEVVRCMVARVDRALRDDLGIADGLAAENVYVLDPCCGTGAYLAEVLRRIAANLRDRSSGALTGAHVKRAALDRVFGFEIMPAPFVVAHLQVGITLQELDAPLAEDGVERAGVFLTNALTGWEPTVQKPLPFPELEEERDRAERVKRETPILVILGNPPYNGFAGMAVDEERELSEAYRTTRRVRRPEGQGLNDLYVRFFRMAERRIAEKTGQGVVCFISNYSWLDSLSCPGMRERYLDAFDTIRIDNLNGDKYRTGKVAPDGSPDPSIFSTPDDPVGIQVGTAVATLVRKFDHSPAARVQFRNLWGQAKLAALAETAEAEPEVLYDAIEPVLPLGLPFAPVSVSRDWFDWPALPDLFPTSFPGVKTSRDAFLVDTDLDRLKARAADYFDPAVSNDEIARRYPGVTRSTRRFSAPAIRDALLRRGGPTESGFVQYAYRPFDTRDLYWEAETKLLDEKRSEYWPHAFAGNLWLILQKKARPDLSPPLATGFLGDLNQMNSGVYCVPCWLSEDGLGTDGNGAKQRPNLSPAARRYLERLDLTVEDLFHHVLAVLHAPGYNTVNADALRAEGPRIPLPHWAELSAPSSSGRGASRSAHSADDESGSRTAPTSDQAAEAAQTLTASAARGRELAALLDPDTPVPGVTTGQLRPELAAIAVPATTDDSQMDGDDFALTAGWGHFGSGEAVMPGQGRAVERAHTQSEREALLAPSPWKGEGWGEGIPAPLGDTTFDIYLNNRAYWRNVPADVWRYKLGGYQVLKKWLSYREQTILDRPLRPEEVQHFTDTARRIAAILSLTNTTER; from the coding sequence ATGTCGCGGCTGACGACCGCCGTCGAAACCTACTTCGCCGATCTGCGGCGAATCCGCGCCACCGGCGGCGCCACCGCCGAAACGTCCCGCTACACCCCGCTGGAGAACCTCCTCAACGCGGTCGGCGCCAGCCTCAAACCCAAGGTCTTCGGCGTCGGGCAACTGGCGAACCTGGGCGCCGGCCATCCCGACTTCGGCCTCTACGCCGCCAAGCAGGTGCAGCGCGGCCAGCCCCGCGAGGGGCAGCGACCCGAGCACGGCGTGGTCGAAGTCAAACCTATCGGCGACGACGCCTGGGTCACCGCCGGCGGCGATCAGGTTAGCCGGTATTGGGGCCACTACCGCCTGGTCCTGGTCACCAACTACCGCGACTTCGTGCTCGTCGGCGAGGACGCAGCGGGCCTTCCGGCAAAGCTCGAAACCTTCCGCCTGGCCGCCAACGCAGAGGACTTCGACCGGCAGCTGGACAAGCCGCGCGCCTTCGCCAACCGCGTCGGCGCGGGACTGGCCGAATATCTGCTGCGCGTCTTCTCGCACCGCGCCGTGCGCGGGGCGCTGGAAGAGGCGCTGGGCGTCAAGTTCGAGGGCGAGCGCGGCGCGGCGTTCTTCCGCTCCACCCTGGTGCAAACCCTCTTCTACGGCGTCTTCTCCGCCTGGGTGCTCTGGGCGCGGCAGACGCCCCCGCCCGCGGGCGCGTTCGACTGGCGCACGGCCGTCTGGCACCTGCGCGCGCCGGTGCTGCGGGCGCTGTTCCAGCAGCTCTCCGATCCCGGCCGCCTGCAGCCGCTGGGGCTGGTCGAAGTGCTGGACTGGACCAATGCCGCGCTGGACCGCGTGGACCAGGCCGCCTTCTTCGCCCGCTTCAACGAGGGCGAGGCCGTCCCCTACTTCTACGAGCCGTTCCTGCAAGCCTTCGACCCCGCGCTGCGCAAGCAGCTCGGCGTCTGGTACACGCCCGCCGAGGTGGTGCGCTGCATGGTGGCGCGCGTGGACCGCGCGCTGCGGGACGACCTGGGCATCGCCGACGGGCTGGCGGCGGAGAACGTCTACGTGCTCGATCCCTGCTGCGGCACCGGCGCCTACCTGGCGGAAGTGCTGCGCCGCATCGCCGCCAACCTGAGGGACCGCAGTTCCGGGGCGCTGACCGGGGCGCACGTCAAGCGGGCCGCGCTGGATCGCGTGTTCGGCTTCGAGATTATGCCCGCGCCCTTCGTGGTGGCCCACCTGCAAGTCGGCATTACGCTGCAAGAGCTCGACGCGCCGCTGGCCGAGGACGGCGTCGAGCGCGCCGGCGTCTTCCTCACCAACGCGCTCACCGGCTGGGAACCCACGGTGCAGAAGCCGCTGCCGTTTCCCGAGTTGGAGGAGGAACGCGACCGTGCCGAACGGGTGAAGCGAGAGACGCCGATCCTCGTGATTCTGGGCAACCCGCCCTACAACGGGTTCGCCGGTATGGCCGTCGACGAGGAGCGCGAGCTTTCGGAGGCCTATCGCACGACGCGGCGCGTGCGGCGGCCCGAGGGCCAGGGGCTGAACGACCTCTACGTGCGCTTCTTCCGCATGGCCGAGCGCCGCATCGCCGAAAAGACCGGCCAGGGCGTGGTCTGCTTCATCTCCAACTACTCCTGGCTGGACAGCCTCTCCTGCCCCGGCATGCGCGAGCGCTACCTGGACGCCTTCGACACCATCCGCATCGACAACCTCAATGGCGACAAATACCGCACCGGGAAGGTCGCGCCCGACGGCTCGCCCGATCCCAGCATCTTCTCCACGCCCGACGATCCGGTGGGAATCCAAGTCGGTACCGCCGTCGCCACGCTGGTTCGCAAGTTCGACCACTCGCCCGCGGCGAGAGTCCAATTCCGCAACCTCTGGGGCCAAGCCAAGCTCGCGGCGCTGGCCGAAACGGCCGAGGCGGAACCGGAGGTGCTCTACGACGCCATCGAGCCGGTGCTGCCGCTGGGCCTGCCCTTCGCGCCGGTGTCCGTCAGCCGGGACTGGTTCGACTGGCCGGCGCTACCGGATCTATTTCCGACGTCCTTTCCGGGCGTCAAGACCAGCCGCGATGCATTTCTGGTTGACACCGATCTCGACCGGCTCAAGGCGCGCGCGGCAGATTACTTCGACCCGGCGGTGAGCAACGACGAGATTGCGCGGCGCTATCCCGGCGTGACGCGCAGCACGCGGCGGTTCAGCGCACCTGCCATTCGTGACGCGCTGCTCCGACGCGGCGGCCCTACCGAAAGCGGCTTCGTTCAATACGCCTATCGGCCATTCGACACTCGCGACCTCTATTGGGAAGCGGAGACCAAGTTGCTCGACGAAAAGCGATCCGAGTATTGGCCACACGCATTTGCAGGGAATCTTTGGCTCATATTGCAAAAGAAGGCCCGCCCCGATCTATCGCCGCCGCTCGCCACAGGATTCCTCGGGGACCTCAACCAGATGAATAGCGGTGTGTATTGCGTGCCCTGCTGGCTCAGCGAAGACGGCCTTGGAACCGACGGCAACGGCGCGAAACAACGCCCCAACCTGTCGCCGGCCGCCCGCCGCTACCTGGAACGCCTCGATCTGACCGTCGAGGACCTCTTCCACCACGTCCTCGCCGTGCTGCACGCCCCCGGCTACAACACCGTGAATGCCGATGCGCTGCGTGCGGAAGGACCCCGCATCCCCCTGCCGCACTGGGCCGAACTGTCCGCGCCGTCCTCCTCTGGTAGAGGCGCTTCGCGAAGCGCCCATTCGGCCGACGACGAGAGCGGTTCGCGAACCGCCCCTACGTCCGACCAAGCCGCGGAGGCCGCCCAAACCCTGACCGCCTCCGCCGCCCGCGGCCGCGAGCTGGCCGCCCTGCTGGACCCAGACACGCCCGTCCCCGGCGTCACCACCGGACAACTCCGCCCCGAGCTCGCCGCCATCGCCGTGCCCGCCACCACCGACGACAGCCAGATGGACGGCGACGACTTCGCCCTCACCGCCGGCTGGGGACACTTCGGCTCAGGCGAGGCCGTCATGCCCGGCCAAGGCCGCGCCGTCGAACGCGCCCACACCCAATCCGAACGCGAGGCGCTCCTTGCTCCCTCTCCCTGGAAGGGAGAGGGCTGGGGTGAGGGGATTCCGGCCCCGCTCGGCGACACCACCTTCGACATTTACCTCAACAACCGCGCCTACTGGCGCAACGTCCCCGCCGACGTCTGGCGCTACAAGCTCGGCGGCTACCAGGTCCTCAAGAAGTGGCTCTCCTACCGCGAGCAAACCATCCTCGACCGCCCGCTCCGCCCCGAGGAAGTCCAGCACTTCACCGACACCGCCCGGCGGATTGCGGCGATCCTCTCGCTGACCAACACGACCGAGCGATGA